The Oncorhynchus mykiss isolate Arlee chromosome 20, USDA_OmykA_1.1, whole genome shotgun sequence genome includes a region encoding these proteins:
- the LOC110499499 gene encoding 5-hydroxytryptamine receptor 7-like, with the protein MFVDADGTFNNSNMKSYVMEKAKEPGATNMISEALVAHLLKIAQEAAEAVSATSQSSTLLMENGTRCGEQILNYDKVEKVFIGGILTMLTLFTICGNLLVVISVCFVKKLRQPSNYLIVSLAVADLSIALAVMPFLINQMLILLSVLRYLGITKPLTYPVRQNGCCMAKMVVSVWLLSASITLPPLFGWAQNVNDNKVCLISQDFGYTIYSTSVAFYIPVSVMLIMYYRIYRAAKLSAAKHTITGFPRVGEEEARGGEEEAMEEQEEDSVDCVSAALRLHREVEECTRFSRLVRSNRRNMSIFKREQKAAATLGIVVGAFSVCWMPFFLLSTARPFICRADCPSCVPLWVERTLLWLGYANSLLNPFIYAFFNRDLRTTYSNLLRCRYRNINRKLSAVGMQQALKRVDKTDSVI; encoded by the exons ATGTTCGTGGATGCAGATGGAACTttcaacaacagcaacatgaaatCCTATGTGATGGAGAAAGCGAAAGAGCCCGGTGCAACAAATATGATTTCGGAGGCGCTCGTTGCACACTTGCTGAAGATTGCGCAAGAGGCGGCGGAGGCAGTATCCGCCACTTCGCAGTCTTCAACTCTGCTGATGGAGAATGGGACTCGGTGTGGGGAGCAAATTCTGAACTACGACAAGGTGGAGAAGGTATTTATTGGAGGGATTCTCACCATGCTCACGCTGTTTACTATCTGCGGGAACTTGCTGGTGGTGATTTCGGTGTGCTTCGTGAAAAAGTTGCGGCAGCCGTCCAACTATCTGATAGTGTCTCTGGCGGTTGCCGACCTTTCAATCGCGCTGGCAGTTATGCCGTTT CTAATTAATCAAATGCTTATTTTGTTGTCCGTTTTGAGGTACCTGGGCATAACCAAGCCTCTGACCTACCCTGTGAGACAGAATGGCTGTTGCATGGCCAAGATGGTGGTGTCCGTGTGGCTTCTGTCCGCCTCCATCACCTTGCCCCCCCTCTTCGGCTGGGCCCAGAATGTAAACGACAACAAGGTGTGTCTGATCAGCCAGGACTTTGGTTACACCATCTACTCCACCTCAGTGGCGTTCTACATCCCCGTATCCGTCATGCTCATTATGTACTACCGCATCTACCGCGCCGCCAAGCTCAGCGCCGCCAAGCACACCATCACGGGCTTCCCGCGGGTCGGGGAGGAGGAGGCgcgggggggagaggaggaagccatggaggaacaggaggaggacagCGTGGACTGTGTGTCGGCCGCTCTGAGGCTCCACagggaggtggaggagtgcaCGCGATTCTCCCGGCTCGTGAGGAGCAACCGGAGGAACATGTCCATCTTCAAGCGGGAGCAGAAGGCAGCAGCCACCCTGGGGATCGTGGTAGGGGCCTTCAGTGTCTGCTGGATGCCTTTCTTCTTACTGTCCACGGCCAGACCCTTCATCTGCAGGGCGGACTGCCCTAGCTGTGTGCCCTTGTGGGTGGAGAGGACCCTGTTGTGGCTGGGCTATGCCAACTCCCTCCTCAACCCTTTCATTTACGCCTTCTTCAACAGGGACCTGAGGACCACCTACAGCAACCTGCTGCGCTGTCGTTATCGCAACATCAACCGCAAGCTGTCCGCCGTCGGGATGCAACAAGCCCTCAAACGGGTGGATAAGACAGACTCTGTTATCTAA